One region of Diabrotica undecimpunctata isolate CICGRU chromosome 6, icDiaUnde3, whole genome shotgun sequence genomic DNA includes:
- the LOC140444526 gene encoding uncharacterized protein has product MTNTDQAMPNNMNITPCEGDDHSLIARVGIKAPEFWRTEPELWFLRLEAQFRQAKITTDNCKFDHTVASLNSEVLIEVADIVKNPTAGNAYIQLKTRLLDRYGTSSDEKINKLMELTLGDLKPTQLLHRMQVLAMDNISTQVLKNFWLDRLPPSVRSVISILDGDLEELAKKADTYLRCSSFPVMVVTESSTLDKRVAALSDQVNALSNRLTVAEEGQQIQMVKSTKSSSDEQWYYHRRFDAQAKKCRPPCNFTKNDQRAQ; this is encoded by the coding sequence ATGACAAACACCGACCAAGCAATGCCAAACAATATGAATATTACACCGTGCGAAGGCGATGATCACTCATTAATTGCACGGGTAGGCATTAAAGCGCCAGAGTTTTGGCGCACTGAACCAGAACTATGGTTTCTCCGGCTAGAAGCGCAGTTTCGACAAGCCAAAATCACAACTGACAACTGTAAATTCGACCATACAGTTGCTAGTTTAAACAGTGAAGTACTTATAGAAGTAGCAGACATAGTAAAGAATCCCACTGCTGGCAATGCCTATATACAACTAAAAACTCGACTTCTCGACAGGTATGGCACCAGCTCAGATGAAAAGATCAACAAGTTGATGGAACTCACTCTGGGTGACCTAAAACCCACTCAACTACTCCATCGAATGCAAGTTTTGGCCATGGATAACATTAGTACGCAAGTTCTCAAAAATTTTTGGTTGGACCGCCTACCACCTTCAGTTCGAAGCGTTATATCTATTCTTGATGGAGACCTAGAAGAACTTGCTAAGAAAGCCGATACGTACCTCCGGTGTTCCAGTTTTCCAGTCATGGTTGTTACCGAAAGCTCTACCTTAGACAAAAGAGTGGCTGCATTGAGTGACCAAGTGAATGCTTTATCCAACAGATTAACTGTAGCTGAAGAAGGGCAACAGATTCAAATGGTCAAGAGTACCAAGTCATCATCTGACGAACAGTGGTACTACCATCGAAGATTTGATGCAC